The genomic DNA GCCCGGCCTTGGAGTGGGCTTCGGTCAGCTCAGCTGACGGATGACATCGCCGGCGAAGAGCTCGAGGTGATCCAGATCGGTCTGGTCGAGCATCTGCAGGTAGATCCGCTGCACCCCGGCCTCCAGGAACGGGCCCAGCTTGTCGACGATCTCGGCGGGCGTGCCGACCAGCGGTGAATTGCTCCGGAGTTCGTCCACCTCGCGGTTGATCGTCGCGGCGCGTGTGGCAATCTGCGCTTCGTCGCGGCCCGCGCACAGCACGAAGGCCGCCGAGTAGGTCAACGAGTCGGCGGTTCGTCCCGCCGCGGTCACCGCGTCGGCCACCCTCGCGAACTGGGTCTTGAGCGTGTCCAGTGGTACGAACGGCACGTTGAACTCCGCTGCGAACTCCGCGGCCAGCGCCGGGGTGCGCTTGGCGCCCATCCCGCCGATGACGATCGGCGGATGGGTCTGAGTGGGCTTGGGTAGCGCTGGAGAGTCGACGACGGTGTAGTGCTCGCCAGTGAAGTCGAAAGTCTCGCCAACAGGCGTGTCCCAGAGGCCGGTGAGGATGCGCAGCTGCTCTTCGAGCCGATCGAAACGCTCACCCAGCGGCGGGAACGGGATGGCGTAGGCCTGGTGCTCAGCCTCGAACCAGCCGGCGCCAAGACCCAATTCGACACGGCCACCGCTCATCTCGTCGACCTGCGCCACCGAGATGGCCAACGGTCCGGGATGGCGGAAGGTGGCCGAGGTGACCATGGTGCCCAGCCGGATCGTCGAGGTTTCGCGTGCGATGCCGGCCAGCGTCACCCAGGAGTCGGTCGGACCGGGCAGGCCGTCACCGCTCATTGCCAGGTAGTGGTCAGACCTGAAGAACGCCGAGTAGCCGAGCGCTTCAGCCGCGCGGGCCACCGCGAGCTGATCGGAGTAGGTAGCACCTTGCTGGGGTTCGACGAACACACGGAAATCCACGGACGCCAGCCTATCTGCGGCATCGTAAGGATGGCGCGCGGCTTGGTGCCAGGCGTGGGTGACCTGAGGTTCTACAGCCCGCGGCGGGTGGCGCGCAGCGCGGCGACGGCGTCGTTATTGCCGGAGAACTCCACCCGGGCCGGCTCGCGTCCGGCGGCGAACATCAGCAACTCGCCCGGTTCTCCGGTCACCGTGACCTCCGGACCGGAGCCGATGGCGGCCAGCGTCTTGCCCTGCGGCGTGGTCAGGGTGACCCGGGCGGGGGATTTGCCCATGGTCATCCGGGCCATCGCGCCGATTCCCCGCGACAGCGCGGATACGGTAGCAGCATCGAGATCCCTTGGCTCCCAGTCAGGTTGGGCCCGGCGCACATCCTCATTGTGGATGAACATCTCGGCCACATTGACCAACGGGTCCAGCAGTTTGAACGGGGAATAGAGCGGGGGACCCGCGGCGATCTGGTCGACCAGGTCGGCCCAGTCCGTGCTTTGGGTGACCTTCTGCTGCACGCGGTCGGTGTAGCCGGCGAGCTGGGGGACCAGGATCCCGGGTGCAGCGTCGAGGCGCCGCTCCCGCACCACCAGATGTGCGGCCAGGTCACGGGTGGTCCAGCCCTCGCACAAGGTGGGCGCATCGGGGCCGGCGGCGCGCATGGACTCGACCAGTGCGGCACGTTCCCGCCGAGCGACAGTCATGCGCGATCCGCCTTCGGCTCCTCGCTTGAAGTCATAGCGCCAACTCTAGAAGGTTTTCACTCCCTGGACAGCGACGGTCATCCCATGTCCGGTGCTGTTGTTGCTGATCCGGGTGCCGTCCTCGCTCGCATCGATGGTCCAGCCCACCGCGCTGTACTTGCGATAGTCGAGGGTGATCACCGGAATGTCGCCGAGGTTGCCCACGACCCACTTGATCTGGCCGTCCGGGGTGAGCCTCACGCCATTCGCGTGCTCACCGTCGATCACCGGTGAGTCGGCGAAGTCGGACTCGCACCCGACGTCCTGCTGGGACAATTGGCAGCGGGTCCTGCCGGACTTGGTCTCGATGAAGACGTACCCGTTCTGCGGCTGCAGTTCCGCTGCGCCGGACGGCGGAGCGGGCGCCGAGGTGCTCGGCGGAGCGGTGGTGCTCGACGAGGGCGCCGGACTGGACCGGGTGGGCCGCGCGGTCGGGAAACTCGGCTCAGTCGGTGATTGCGGGCTGGTGGCCGGAGTGCCTTCGATACTCGATTGGCAGCCGGACAACAGCGCACCCACAGCCAGCAGGGCGCCGAGCGATTGCCACGCCTTCACCGCGACAAGGCTACGCATCGCGGGTGGTCACGCCGGGCTATGACGCGCCGAACAACCCCGCGTATCCGTCAGACAGTGCGCGCAGCTGCCCGGCACCGTCACCGCGGAACGATGCGCCGTGCATCAGGGCCAAGGTGGTGGGGTTCAGCTCGGCCAGTTGGGTCAGTGTGGGAACCAGGTTGGTGGTCAGGCCCGTGGCGTGGAATAGCGATTCGGCATCCAATGCCGGTGCCACGCAATCGGATTCAGTGAGCGCCGGGCATTGGCCGGTATGGGTGAACAGGTCGCCGGCCAACAGCGTCGACGTGGTCTCGTCGAACCACAGCCCGGCTTCCCAGTTGTGCGGAACATGCGGGGTGGCGATGAAGCGCAGGCGATGCCCACCGATGTCGTGCGCGGCCTCCGCGGGCGCGGCGACCGGCGGACGGTCACACATGTCGGTCAGCGACAGCATGATCGCGAGCGGGCCGTGGATCACCTCGGCGTCCGGTGCGGCCGCCAGGAACTGGTTGACGGCACCGCATTCATCGGCCTCGAGGTGTCCGAACGAGATCCAGCGCAGTTGGGTCAGCGGCAGTATCCGTTCGATGGCCGCCGATACCTGCGGAAACAGGAACCGGTGACCGGTGTGGAACAGGAATGGCTCGTCACCGGTCAGCAGGAACTGATTGAAGGTGAAGCCGTGCTCGGTGATCCCCGGTATCCAGGTGGAGAGCCGGTAGATGTCCGGGGCGATCTCATCGACGCGGGTGTCCAGGTCGGAGGCCATGCGACCATGGTCCGCCCAATCATTCCCGATGGCTGGGTTTTGCTGTCTTGGGAACCTCCCAGCTGCGTCACCTACCGTCATCGGGTGCTCGGCAAAGCCCTCGATGCGTTTCTGGACTCTCCGTTGTCTGGAATCGTGCCGTGGGCGCTGATGGCGATTCTGGCCGGTCCCGGGCGGTATGAGATCGCGGTATGGGGCGCGCTCGGCTTCTCGCTGTTGGTGCTGGCGCTGGACCGTCGTCGCAACATCCCGGTCCACGTGCTGGAGATACTCGGAGTGGTCTTCTTCGTGGTGCTGGCCGCCGTCGGCCTGGTGGCTTCCAGAGGGCAGAAGACGTGGCTGGAGATGTGGTCGGGGGAGATCACGAATGCCTCGTTGGCGACTTTCGCCCTGGTCAGCCTGGTGATCGGCCGGCCGTACACGACGGCGTACGCGCGCGACGTCACCCAGCCGGACCATTGGGATACGCCGCTGTTCAAGCGCACCAACATGGTGGTGACCGCGGTGTGGGCGGCGGCATTCGGCTTCTCGGCGTCGGTCGGCTTCCTCGGGGATGTGCTGTACGGCAGTACCGACAATTTCTGGACCGGCTGGATTCTGCAGTTGGCCGCGCTGTTCTTCGCGGTGGCCGTCACCGAGTTCTATCCCGAGTACGCCCGGGCCAAGGACGCGGCGCATGCGCTGCGCCCGGTGCCGTCATGGTCGCGGGTGTTCGAGTGGCTGCCACCGTTCGTGCTGGCAACCGGTGTCGCAGGCTGGCTGCTGGCCACGGTCAGCAGCGGGGTGGCTGCTGACCTGGTGGTGGTCGGTGCATTCGGCACGGCACTGTTGCGACGGCGCGAGCTGCGGGCTCGGGCCACGTAACTGTCAGGACTTGCTCGGCTGCGGCAGGAACTGGTTGTCGAGCAACTTTGCGTAGTCGGGCAGTTGCGTGCTCGGGTCGATGGACTTCTGGGTCTTGGCCCATGTCCCGAGTTCGGCCAGCTTGTCGGCCAGGTCCGGATTCAGCTGGATGGTGAAGTCGAACTCGGTGAGCACGATGCGCAGAAGTTCGGGGTCCAGCTGGGTGGCCTTGGCGACGGCGTCCGTGGCGGCGTTGTCGTGTTGGGACAGCGCAGTTCCCGCGTCACCGAGGGCGGTGAGGAAGGCCGTGAACGCCTTGCCCTTGGTTGCGACGGCGGCTTCGGTGGCGACGAACAGGCTGTGCTGGTTGTAGGTTCCGCCACTCAGTGGCACCGCGTCGTCGCCGAGGGCCTTGATGGTCTGCGCCTGGTAGGGCTGGAAGATCGACACCGCATCGACGTTGCGCTGGGTGGCGGCGGTGACGATCGCCGACGGCGCGACCTGCACCAGCTCGGCCTTGATGTTGTTCTGCGCCAGGGCATTCGACACGTAGTAGGCAGCGCTGGTGCCCAGCGGGGTGCCGATCGACTTGCCCGCCAGGTCCGCGACGGTGTTGATGCCGGCACTGCGCCGGGCGACGATACGCGAGCCCTCCCAGCGAGATCCGTCGGCGATCACCCGCAGGGTGGGCGTCCGCGTCAGCGCGGCCGAGGTCGGCACGTCGGCGGCGGTGGTGATGTCGACCTGGCCGGCCGCCGCGGCCTGCAGTGCCTCCACGCCGGATTGAAAGTTCACCACCTTGACGTTCACGTTGTGCTTCCCGAACAGACCGGTGTCGGCGGCGACCGGGACCTGCGCCCAGGACGGGTCGACGACGAACCCGACGGTCAGCTGATCGGCATTCGCGGTGCCCGCGTCGCTGCAGGCGGTGCCTGCCACGGAGAGCGCGGCGGCGGCAACTACTGCGGCGACGAGCCGCCGGAGAGGGGTCTTCATGGATGAGTTCCTTTGTGGGTAGCGGGTCACTGCACGACGTGGTCGATGCCGAGCTGGTGGTGCAGGGTTTTGCGAATCTCGCTGTACCCCGGCTGATCTGCCAGCGCATCGGCCGGGCGGGGGCGGCTCAGCGGGTTGGTGATCTGATTGACGATCTGCCCGTCGCGCAACACGCTGACGGTGTCGCCCAGCCGGATCGCCTCGTCGATGTCGTGCGTGACGAAGACGATCGTGCGGTTCAGCCGCGTCCACAGATCGATCAGCAGATCCTGCATGCGCAGGCGGGTCAGCGCGTCGAGCGCCGCGAACGGTTCGTCCATCAACATGACGGTCGGCTCCCCGGCCAGCACGCGGGCGATGCTGACCCGCTGCCGCATGCCGCCGGACAACTCGCCGGGACGCTGTGTGGCCACCTCGTCACGCAGGCCCACCAGGTCGAGCAGTTCGTGAATCTTTCCCCTGCGCTCGCGTTTTGACAGTCGCCGGGCCGCCAGGGCGAAGTCGATGTTGTCGGCGACCGTCATCCACGGGAACAGCACGTCACGCTGGAAGGCCACGCCTCGGCGGGGATGCGGTGCGGTGACCGTCTCGCCGTTGTCGGTCACCGAGCCTGCGGTGGCCGTGATGAGTCCGGCAAGGCAGTGCAGCAGAGTCGATTTGCCGCTGCCGGAGGCGCCCACGAGTACGGAGAATGAGCCGTCGGGAACGGTCAGGGAGATGCCCTTGAGGGTCGGCTCCTGCTTGCCGGGGAACCTCACCACGAGGTCGTGGGTTTGGATGGCCATCTCAGCGCTCCTCTTGGGCCCAGCGGGTAAATGGGGACGTCACCGAGGCGACGAGCAGGTCACACAGGGCGCCGACGATGCCCAGGACGATCAGGCAGAAGATCAGCCGATCGGCCTGTGAGAACAGCTGTGCCTGGGAGATCCGATACCCGATACCCGATGTGGTGCCGGTCATCTCGGCCACGACGATGAGCACGAACGCCATCGCGGCACCCACCCGCAGACCTGACGCGATGTCGGGGGCCGCCTCGGGCAGCACCACTCGCGACAGGGTCTGCCAACGGCCGGCCCCCAGGCAGCGGGCAGCTTTCAGATAGTCGATCGGGGTGCTCGCCAACCCGGAGTGGCTGTTGATCCACACCGGGACGAAGACGCCGAGTGCGATCACCAGGAGCTTGCTGTTCTCGCCCAGCCCGAACCACAGGATCGCCAACGGGACGAGACCGATCGTCGGGATCGGCGAGAACACCCGCAGCACCGGTTGCAGCAGGTTGCGGCCTGCGGTGGTGGTGGCGGTGAACACCGCGACGGTGATCCCCACGCCGGCACCGATCGCGAAACCGACTGCCGCTCTTTGCAAACTCGCGACGATGTCGTCGACCAACAGGTCCTCGGTCCACAAGGTGTGCCCGGCGGTGAGGATCTCGGGCACGCTCGGGAACAGCTGTCGCGGGAACCGTCCGGTTGCCACGATCAGTGACCACAGGGCCGCGGTGATCCCTAGTCCGGCGAGAGTCCAACCGAGGACGCCCAGCTGGGCGAGTGCCGACCGCAGCCGGGCCGGGGCGGGCTGCTGCGGCGGGGGCGACGTCGTACCGCGGACCGCCAGACCAGCTGTCATGAAAGGCTTCCCGGCTCAAGTCCCACCGCGTTCAGCGGAGAACGCAACGTGCCCTCGGGTGCCCAGTCGAACGGAACGGCCTGCGACCGGTACACCAGCGCCGTGCGGGTGAGCCGGTCGACCCCGGGCACCCTGGTCTGCTTGACCTCGGGCTCCCCGGCTACGCCATAGCCCTGGTAGGGGCTGTGATACTCCCACACCACATCGCCGTCCGGGGTGACCTGGAACAACCGCCCCTGCATCCCCTCGGTGATCAAGGTGTTGCCGTTGGGGAGACGCTGCGCATTGCTGACGAACGAGCTGAAGAAGGTCCACGACGGCAGGCCGGAGTCCTCGGCGGTGTACTGCCACACGATTTCCATGGTGGCAGGGTCGATTTCGAGCACGCGGGAGCCGGCGTAGATGCCCAGCGGCGCCGCTGGATATCCGGCCCCGCCCTGGTTGTCGAACACCAGGATGTTGCCCGCGCCCGGAAGACCCGCGGCGATCATGTGCGGGTTGTGCTGACCGGAGGTCTGATCGACCGGACGTGGCACCTTGTGCACATTGATGCGCTGATGCTGGGCGCCGAACTCGGCGTCGTAGTAGGGCCCCAACTTCCAGGCGATCGTTCCGGACGACTTGTCGATCAACGCGATGATGTTCGCCTTGCGGAAGCTGATCAGGATGTTGTCGGGGTGGAAGGCGGAGTCCGGCTCGTCGACGTACCACCGGTTGGGTCCGAGGGTTTTGGCGCTGTTCATTTCCAGATAGCCCCAGGGATCGTCGGGGTCGCGAGCAACGGCCTGCCGCAAGGCATCCCAGCCGGCATCGGAGAATCCGAACTCGTCGAGATGGTCGCCGGCCAGCCACTTCCAGACGATCTCACCTTCGGGCGTCACCTCGTAGAGCCCCTGGTCTCCGACGGTATGGTCGCCGAGACCGGGCACCACCCGGGGAACGGTGGTCAGGATCAGTCGATTGCCGTTCGGCAGCAGCTCCCAGTCGTGGTTCTGCCGAGCCGCGCCGGCCGGCGCCTGCGTGCCCCACTCCCAGATGACCTCCCCGGCCCAGTCGAGTTGGCCCACGGTGCCGTTGGCGTAGATGCCACCGCGGGCATCGTCGCTGTCGGACAGTTGCACCCCGACGTCGCCGATCCGCCCGTCGTTGAGTGCCGGGTCCAGGATGCGCGGTGGCACACCGGCATACGGCCACTCGTGCACCACGGTGCCGTTGAGGTCGATCAGTCGGGTGACCCCGTCGGCGCCGGTGAACAGGACGTAGCTGTCGTAGGCGAGTTCGGGGTCGAGGTAGCTGACTCCGGTGAGTCGTACGAATGCCATGTCAGCTACTCCACCAACTCCTGGTTACAACCATGGGTCCTCCTCGTAACGGTTCTAATCGATTAGCGTAGGCAGGCGAAACGTGGACGGAACCGTCACAATCGAGGTGATTCAAACTCTTTCGAGTGGTCACCGACGAGCGGAGGGTCCAGCCGTTGTGAGTGGTAAACGTCCGACCCTGGCCGACGTGGCCAACCGCGCCGGCACCTCGACGGCGGTGGTGAGCTACGTTCTCAACAACGGGCCGCGTCCAGTATCAGAGGTATTGCGGGCCAAGGTGATCCGTGCGATCGATGAACTGAACTACCGGCCGGATGGCCGCGCCAGGGCGTTGCGTCGGCCGCGGCGTTGGCGGCAGATCGGACTGCTGGTTCCCGATCTCACGCTGCCCTTGTTCGGTGAGTTCGTAGGGCGGATCGAAGTGGAAGCGCGGGCGCGCGACCACCTGACCCTGATCGGCAACACCGGATACGACCCCGAGCGTGAGATTGAGTTCGCCACCGCGTTCGCCGAGGTCGGTGTCGACGGGCTACTGGTGGTCGGCGCGGCCAACGCCCCGCATACGGCGAATCTCTGTCGGCGGGAACGCATTCCCGTGGTGTGGATGCACAACATCCGCGGCCCGATCGAGACGGACATCATCGGGGTGGATCACGTCCATGCCGGCGAACTGATCGCCCGCCACCTGCTCGACATCCACGACTGTCGCGACATCGCGTTCGTCGGCGGTGTCACTGCGGGCGACGTCCGGCACGGTGACCGGGAAACCGTGCAGCAGCGATTCGAGGGCGTCGCCTCCGTCGTCGGCCAGAGCCTCCCGCACATCCGCACCGATCTCACCCCGTCCGGCGCCTACGGTGCGGTCCGGGAGTTTCTGCGCGACGGCGCGGTGCCGCGGGCGTTCGTGGTCGGGACCTACGGGCAGACAGCGGCCACGATCCGGGCGGTCGCCGATGCAGGCCTGCGGATCCCCGACGACATCCGGATCGTCGGCTTCGATGGTGCCGCGGTCGACTACGGACGGCTGCGACTCACCACCGTGCAGCAACCGGTTGATGCGCTGGCCCGTCAGGCTCTTGGCCGGCTACTGGGCGATTCACCGTGCGCCGACGATGGTTTCGTGCCGACCCTGAGGGTGGGGGAGACCTGCGGCTGTACCTAGTGGTGCAGCACCGTCCGCACGAGGTTCGGCAGCGCGTTGACCGCCTCGGGATCGTGCCCGAAATGTTCGATGACCTGCACCTGGATCTCGCCGACGATGCCGCCGAGAACGGCACCGACCGCGATCATGGTCGGCTCGTCGTCCTTGAACACCGGCCGCAGAATCGACTCGTATTCCTCATTGGTGAGCTGTCCCATCTTGTCGATGATGGTCTGCTCCAGGTCGAGGGCGTTCATGGCATAGTCCTGCGCCTCGACCAACGTGGTGGGCAGCCGCTCCAGCACCATCCGCACCAGGTTGTCCTTGAATGCGTTGTAGCGCTGCGTGCCCACCGCGAACTTGACCAGCGGCGTGGCGATGCCGGTCTGTGCGTCGATGGCCGCTTCGACCTCCTTGCCGACCAGCGAGAACAATTTGTCGGCACCCGGTCCGCGCAGCACACCGTCGAACAGGATCTCGGGGGAGAACAGGTCCTCGGACAGGATCCGCGCGTAGTCCTTGGTGATGATGTCGCGCTGGGCGTGCAGCAACCCCTGGAACGGGATGAAGCCGAGGTACTTGGTCGGCTGGACGGGCCGGAACAACATGTTGAGCGCGATGTAATCGCTGATGAAACCGACGCCGAAGCCGAATGCCGGCATGATCCACGGGTTCTGGAACAACGCCCACGCGATCATCTGGACCACGCCGATGACGAGCCCGAAGTAGATACCGCTGCGCCGGACGAACGCCATGGCGTTGTCGCCGAGCCCGCGCATCAGCTTGTTCAGCTTGTCCTTGTTGCGGACGAGCGTCGTGACGGCCAGGTACTGGATGTCGACGAATCGATTGAGGTCCGCCCGCATCTCGTTGAGCATCTTCTCCACGACCTTGGGGGTCTGATCGTGGATGCGGGCCTGAATGGCATTCCGCGCCGCATCGGGCAAGGAGTCCCACAGCCCGGGCCGGATCTGCTCGGCGAGGTCGCGGGAGATCTCGTCGACCACCTGGGTAAGTGGCTCACGCAGCGCGTTGACGGCTTCCTTCGCGTCGACCTTTTCGAGCAGTTCCTCCGGTTTGAGGAGGTTCTGGGTAAGCAGCTCGATGGTCTTCGAGCCCACCTTGCCCGCCCGGCGTGGCACGATGCCCTGCCAGCCGAACGGCCCGACGCCCTTGAACTCCATCGGCCGGTAGATCATCTCCAGCGCGACGATCTTGGTGCTCCAGCCGACGAACGCGGCGACGAACGGCATGGACAGGTAGATCAGCCAGTTGACGTTGAAATCGGCCCTGATCTCCTGCCACGTCTGGACCGCGAGAATCGTCTCGGCCGTGCTCACGCGCGATCCGCCTTCGGCTTCTCGCTGGTCGTCACGACCCGTCCCGGAGCACCGCAGACTCCCACAAACCGCGCCCCAGCCCCGACAGAGACAAGGTCAGCTTCTCCACCCGTGCGGCCAGCGGGCCGCGGGATCCGCTCTTGGTCGCCTGCAACACCATCGGCTCGGCCAGGAGCACCTCGTACTCGGCCTTCTGGGAAGGGTCCTCGGGACCGGTCTCGACCAGACCCAGCGACAGCAGATGACCGACGTACTGCGGAACCATGCCGGGCAACGCCACGTTGGCGGTGCGGCCGATCAGGCAGGCGTTCTCCAACACTGCTTGACCTGGGGTGCGCGATCGGGTCCAGGTGTGGATATTGACCAGCGGCGAAGCATCACCTTCGGAGAGCGCGCCGAGGATCCGCGCTTCGTCGGCCACGAGCTGGTCGAGCAGCCGGTGGTACAACTCCACCTGACTGCCCGCCGTGCTCTGATCCAGGGCCCGGTCCAGCAAGCGGTCCATCTTGGTGTTGAGCGATTCGGGCGTCGGCTCCTCCGGCGTGGCGGTGGTTACCGGTCGGGGCGCCGCCGAATCGATGGCCTCCAGCCGGTTCTTCACCAGCGTGGCCAGTTGTTCCTCGCCCCAGGCGGCCAGCTTCATGCTCGTCTTGGCGGCGTCGAGCGCGCGATCGGCGAGGCCGAAAGGGTCGTACCGCTTTGGCAGCAGGGGGCGCTCGTTTCGCGGGGTGCGGATCGCGATGGCGATCTCGCCGACGGGTGTGGCGAACCTGAACGCCCGCCGCTGCATGTTCCTGCGGCGTGCTGGAACCTCATCGGACACCGTGTTGTCCGTACCCCTCTTCGACAGTTCCTCTGACATCACTGATCGATTGCCTCCCCACCTACCGGGTGTCCCCGAGCTGTGGGCACCGTACCTGGTCAGCTGCTGGGCTGCCCAAGTCCCAGGTGGGTGGCAGAGGTTCGTGAGCGAGCGGCGGTGTCGGGGGAGAGACCCGCGCACGAGCATCGATGCACATAAATGCACTATTGCATTGGACTGCAAATAGTGGGTACCGTCTCGTCATGACGACAGAGCAGTCGGCGCCCTCGGATCGGCGCACGGTGGAGCGGTTCATGGATGACCCGATCGGATTTTTCGGGGAGTCGCTGACGCGGATGCACAGCGTGCCGCGGGCGGAACTCGAAGAGCTGCAGCGGCAGGCCATGGCGATCCGGTTCGGCCAGCACCGCGGAAGCATCGAGATCGTGCGCAAGCTCGCCGATCGACTCGGGGTCGACGAACTGCTCGAGTTCGACGATGTTGTTCCTCTGCTGTTGCCGCACACCGCGTACAAGTCGTATCCAGCGGTGCTCGTCGACAACAAGCGTTTCGACCTGCTGACCCAATGGCTGGACAAGTTGACCAGTTATGACCTGGCGGGAGTCGACACCGAGGGCTGCACCGGTATCGACGACTGGATTGAGCGGCTCGACCGGCAGACACCGCTGGAGGTGATCACTTCCAGCGGGACCACCGGCACGCTGTCGATCATTCCCAAGGACAAGCACGGCGCCAGCGAGGGCATGATCCTGTGGAAGATCTGCCTGTTCCAGACGTTCGGGACCGAACCCACCGCCGCCGAACTGGATCCGAAGGTCGACGTGATCTGGCCCAACTACGCGAAGGGCAAGCTCGGTCACCTCCGCATCGCGGACATGATCAAGGGCGGCTTCACCGGCGGCGATGAGACCAAGTTCCATGCGCTCTACCCCGAGGCGATCGATACCGACCTGATGTTCCTCGCCTCGAAGATGCGCGCGGCAGCGTCGCGCGGTGAACTGGATCGGCTGGTGGTCGACCCCGCGCTGGCCGCGCGGAAGGACGAGTTCATCGCGATGCAGGCGCGGCAGCCCGAAGACCTGGACAAGTTCTTCACGATGATCGCCGAGAAGCTGTCCGGTAAGCGGGTTTTCATGATCGGCACCTACAACCTGATGTACGACGTGGCCAGGGCCGGCCTGGACCGGGGTATCTCGGGAGTCTTCGCCAAGGACTCGGCGATCCTCACCGGGGGCGGCATGAAGGGTTTCGCCCTTCCCGACGATTACATGGATGTGATCCGCAACTTCCTCGGCGTGGACCGCATCCAGGAGGGCTACGGCTTCTCCGAGCAGAGCGCCTTTCACTGGGGTTGCAGCGAGGGTCGTTATCACGTGCAGCCGTGGGTGATTCCGTTCGTACTCGACCCGGACACCGGCGAGCCGTTGCCCCGCACCGGCCGCCAGACCGGCCGCGCCGCGGTGTACGACCTGCTGCTCAAGGCGCATTGGGGCGGCGCGATCTCCGGCGACGAGGTGACGATCGACTGGGATCTGCCATGTCCGTGTGGGCAGAGCAGCGTCGCCTTCGAGCACGACATCATGCGCTACAGCGAGAAGCAGGGCGTCGACGATGACCGGATCACCTGCGCGGCGACCCATGAGGTGCACAACGAGGCGGTCAATTTCATGAAGGCGTTCGAATCGTGAGTGCCGCCTACA from Mycobacterium sp. DL440 includes the following:
- a CDS encoding LLM class F420-dependent oxidoreductase; translation: MDFRVFVEPQQGATYSDQLAVARAAEALGYSAFFRSDHYLAMSGDGLPGPTDSWVTLAGIARETSTIRLGTMVTSATFRHPGPLAISVAQVDEMSGGRVELGLGAGWFEAEHQAYAIPFPPLGERFDRLEEQLRILTGLWDTPVGETFDFTGEHYTVVDSPALPKPTQTHPPIVIGGMGAKRTPALAAEFAAEFNVPFVPLDTLKTQFARVADAVTAAGRTADSLTYSAAFVLCAGRDEAQIATRAATINREVDELRSNSPLVGTPAEIVDKLGPFLEAGVQRIYLQMLDQTDLDHLELFAGDVIRQLS
- a CDS encoding TIGR03085 family metal-binding protein; this translates as MTVARRERAALVESMRAAGPDAPTLCEGWTTRDLAAHLVVRERRLDAAPGILVPQLAGYTDRVQQKVTQSTDWADLVDQIAAGPPLYSPFKLLDPLVNVAEMFIHNEDVRRAQPDWEPRDLDAATVSALSRGIGAMARMTMGKSPARVTLTTPQGKTLAAIGSGPEVTVTGEPGELLMFAAGREPARVEFSGNNDAVAALRATRRGL
- a CDS encoding MBL fold metallo-hydrolase; this translates as MDTRVDEIAPDIYRLSTWIPGITEHGFTFNQFLLTGDEPFLFHTGHRFLFPQVSAAIERILPLTQLRWISFGHLEADECGAVNQFLAAAPDAEVIHGPLAIMLSLTDMCDRPPVAAPAEAAHDIGGHRLRFIATPHVPHNWEAGLWFDETTSTLLAGDLFTHTGQCPALTESDCVAPALDAESLFHATGLTTNLVPTLTQLAELNPTTLALMHGASFRGDGAGQLRALSDGYAGLFGAS
- a CDS encoding ABC transporter substrate-binding protein — protein: MKTPLRRLVAAVVAAAALSVAGTACSDAGTANADQLTVGFVVDPSWAQVPVAADTGLFGKHNVNVKVVNFQSGVEALQAAAAGQVDITTAADVPTSAALTRTPTLRVIADGSRWEGSRIVARRSAGINTVADLAGKSIGTPLGTSAAYYVSNALAQNNIKAELVQVAPSAIVTAATQRNVDAVSIFQPYQAQTIKALGDDAVPLSGGTYNQHSLFVATEAAVATKGKAFTAFLTALGDAGTALSQHDNAATDAVAKATQLDPELLRIVLTEFDFTIQLNPDLADKLAELGTWAKTQKSIDPSTQLPDYAKLLDNQFLPQPSKS
- a CDS encoding ABC transporter ATP-binding protein, producing MAIQTHDLVVRFPGKQEPTLKGISLTVPDGSFSVLVGASGSGKSTLLHCLAGLITATAGSVTDNGETVTAPHPRRGVAFQRDVLFPWMTVADNIDFALAARRLSKRERRGKIHELLDLVGLRDEVATQRPGELSGGMRQRVSIARVLAGEPTVMLMDEPFAALDALTRLRMQDLLIDLWTRLNRTIVFVTHDIDEAIRLGDTVSVLRDGQIVNQITNPLSRPRPADALADQPGYSEIRKTLHHQLGIDHVVQ
- a CDS encoding ABC transporter permease; this encodes MTAGLAVRGTTSPPPQQPAPARLRSALAQLGVLGWTLAGLGITAALWSLIVATGRFPRQLFPSVPEILTAGHTLWTEDLLVDDIVASLQRAAVGFAIGAGVGITVAVFTATTTAGRNLLQPVLRVFSPIPTIGLVPLAILWFGLGENSKLLVIALGVFVPVWINSHSGLASTPIDYLKAARCLGAGRWQTLSRVVLPEAAPDIASGLRVGAAMAFVLIVVAEMTGTTSGIGYRISQAQLFSQADRLIFCLIVLGIVGALCDLLVASVTSPFTRWAQEER
- a CDS encoding aryl-sulfate sulfotransferase, whose translation is MAFVRLTGVSYLDPELAYDSYVLFTGADGVTRLIDLNGTVVHEWPYAGVPPRILDPALNDGRIGDVGVQLSDSDDARGGIYANGTVGQLDWAGEVIWEWGTQAPAGAARQNHDWELLPNGNRLILTTVPRVVPGLGDHTVGDQGLYEVTPEGEIVWKWLAGDHLDEFGFSDAGWDALRQAVARDPDDPWGYLEMNSAKTLGPNRWYVDEPDSAFHPDNILISFRKANIIALIDKSSGTIAWKLGPYYDAEFGAQHQRINVHKVPRPVDQTSGQHNPHMIAAGLPGAGNILVFDNQGGAGYPAAPLGIYAGSRVLEIDPATMEIVWQYTAEDSGLPSWTFFSSFVSNAQRLPNGNTLITEGMQGRLFQVTPDGDVVWEYHSPYQGYGVAGEPEVKQTRVPGVDRLTRTALVYRSQAVPFDWAPEGTLRSPLNAVGLEPGSLS
- a CDS encoding LacI family DNA-binding transcriptional regulator, which codes for MSGKRPTLADVANRAGTSTAVVSYVLNNGPRPVSEVLRAKVIRAIDELNYRPDGRARALRRPRRWRQIGLLVPDLTLPLFGEFVGRIEVEARARDHLTLIGNTGYDPEREIEFATAFAEVGVDGLLVVGAANAPHTANLCRRERIPVVWMHNIRGPIETDIIGVDHVHAGELIARHLLDIHDCRDIAFVGGVTAGDVRHGDRETVQQRFEGVASVVGQSLPHIRTDLTPSGAYGAVREFLRDGAVPRAFVVGTYGQTAATIRAVADAGLRIPDDIRIVGFDGAAVDYGRLRLTTVQQPVDALARQALGRLLGDSPCADDGFVPTLRVGETCGCT